The following coding sequences lie in one Alloacidobacterium dinghuense genomic window:
- a CDS encoding PadR family transcriptional regulator, translating into MAKKSELLPGTLDMLILKTLTRAPLHGYGIAQSIKRISDDVLTVEEGSLYPALQRLLLQGWVKAEWKKTETNRRARYYTLTPAGRKQLGEELSQFELMIAAIGRVLQDA; encoded by the coding sequence ATGGCAAAGAAATCTGAACTTCTTCCTGGAACGCTGGACATGCTGATTTTGAAAACGTTGACGCGGGCGCCGCTGCACGGCTATGGGATTGCGCAGTCGATCAAGCGGATATCCGACGATGTGCTCACGGTTGAGGAAGGTTCGCTGTATCCGGCTTTGCAGCGGTTGCTGCTGCAAGGGTGGGTAAAGGCGGAATGGAAAAAGACGGAGACCAACCGCCGCGCGCGCTATTACACACTGACTCCGGCAGGTCGCAAACAGCTGGGCGAAGAGCTTTCGCAATTTGAGCTGATGATCGCGGCCATAGGCAGGGTGCTGCAAGACGCATAG